From Scleropages formosus chromosome 9, fSclFor1.1, whole genome shotgun sequence, one genomic window encodes:
- the ptgs2b gene encoding prostaglandin G/H synthase 2, giving the protein MIRTVSFVALLLLSLGSLLCEAAGDPCCSQPCQNRGVCTSGGGDQYECDCTRTGYYGQNCSTPEFFTWITTSLKPTPNTVHYILTHFRGFWNIVNNIPFLRDSVMRYVLISRSHLIDSPPTFNSDYGYKSWEAYSNLSYYTRTLPPVPKDCPTPMGVAGKEALPDAKLVVEKFLLRSKFIPDPQGTSLMFAFFAQHFTHQFFKSDLKKGAAFTRSLGHGVDLNHIYGETLEKQHKLRLFKDGKLKYQVLNGEIYPPTVKDVQVEMHYPPHVPEEHRFAVGHEAFGLVPGLMMYATIWLREHNRVCDVLKQEHPGWDDERIFQTTRLILIGETIKIVIEDYVQHLSGYHFKLKFDPELLFNQRFQYQNRISSEFNTLYHWHPLMPDEFHIEGQVYNYQQFLFNNSIVLEHGINNLVESFSKQIAGRVAGGHNVPAAVAMVATKSVEHSREMRYQSLNNYRKRFNMRPYTSFEELTGDKKMASELEELYGDIDAMELYPGLLVEKPRPNAIFGETMVEMGAPYSLKGLMGNAICSPEYWKPSTFGGNVGFEIIKTASLKKLVCNNVKGPCPVASFQVPDMKNTVSTIINSSTAHSAQSDLKPTVILKERTSEL; this is encoded by the exons ATGATCAGAACCGTCTCTTTTGTGGCGCTCCTCTTACTCTCACTGGGCTCTTTGCTCTGCGAAGCCGCGG GCGACCCATGCTGTTCCCAGCCGTGCCAGAACCGCGGCGTGTGCACGTCCGGAGGAGGCGACCAGTACGAGTGCGACTGCACGCGGACCGGCTACTACGGGCAGAACTGCAGCACCC ctgAATTCTTCACATGGATCACGACTTCGCTGAAACCGACTCCCAACACGGTGCACTACATCCTCACACACTTCAGAGGCTTCTGGAATATTGTCAACAACATTCCCTTTCTGAGGGACAGCGTTATGCGATATGTGTTGATAT CCAGATCTCATTTGATAGATAGCCCTCCTACATTCAACTCAGATTATGGTTACAAAAGCTGGGAAGCGTATTCGAACCTCTCCTATTACACAAGAACCCTTCCTCCAGTGCCCAAGGATTGCCCAACACCTATGGGAGTTGCAG GGAAGGAAGCCCTGCCTGATGCTAAGCTAGTGGTGGAGAAGTTTCTTTTGAGAAGCAAGTTCATCCCAGACCCACAGGGCACAAGCCTCATGTTTGCCTTCTTTGCTCAGCATTTCACTCATCAGTTCTTTAAATCTGACCTGAAGAAGGGGGCTGCTTTCACCAGATCTTTAGGGCATGGG GTGGACTTAAACCACATTTATGGAGAAACGTTGGAGAAGCAACACAAGCTTAGGCTTTTCAAAGATGGCAAGCTAAAGTATCAG GTACTGAATGGGGAGATTTATCCTCCAACAGTAAAGGATGTCCAAGTGGAGATGCACTATCCTCCTCATGTTCCTGAGGAGCACCGTTTTGCAGTGGGTCATGAAGCCTTTGGCCTGGTCCCAGGACTTATGATGTATGCCACAATCTGGCTGCGGGAGCACAATCGAGTCTGTGATGTGCTGAAGCAGGAGCATCCCGGCTGGGATGATGAGCGCATTTTCCAGACCACGAGGCTCATTCTAATTG gcGAGACCATCAAGATTGTGATTGAGGATTATGTGCAGCACCTGAGTGGCTACCACTTCAAGCTTAAGTTTGACCCTGAGTTGCTCTTCAACCAGCGCTTCCAGTATCAGAACCGAATCTCATCTGAATTCAACACTCTTTACCACTGGCACCCCTTGATGCCAGATGAGTTCCACATCGAGGGCCAGGTGTACAACTACCAGCAGTTCCTCTTTAACAACTCCATCGTGTTAGAACATGGCATCAACAACCTAGTGGAATCCTTCAGCAAGCAGATTGCAGGCAGG GTTGCGGGTGGTCATAACGTGCCGGCAGCTGTGGCTATGGTGGCTACAAAGTCAGTTGAGCACAGCCGGGAGATGCGTTATCAGTCCCTGAATAACTACAGAAAGCGCTTCAATATGAGGCCTTATACATCTTTTGAAGAATTAACAG GAGATAAAAAGATGGCATCGGAGCTAGAGGAATTATACGGCGATATTGATGCGATGGAGCTGTATCCTGGTCTTCTTGTGGAGAAGCCAAGACCCAACGCCATCTTTGGAGAGACCATGGTAGAAATGGGAGCTCCCTATTCACTGAAAGGACTGATGGGAAATGCTATATGCTCTCCAGAGTATTGGAAGCCAAGCACCTTCGGTGGGAATGTCGGGTTTGAAATTATCAAAACAGCATCGCTGAAAAAGCTGGTTTGTAACAATGTTAAGGGACCTTGCCCAGTGGCATCCTTTCAAGTGCCTGATATGAAAAACACTGTGTCAACCATAATCAACTCCAGTACAGCACATTCTGcacaaagtgacttaaaaccAACTGTCATACTGAAAGAACGAACATCTGAGCTGTAA